One part of the Magallana gigas chromosome 5, xbMagGiga1.1, whole genome shotgun sequence genome encodes these proteins:
- the LOC105337602 gene encoding complement C1q subcomponent subunit B isoform X2, whose amino-acid sequence MKFEVLLALFGLVCVSFTDGKNKGGGLKSRLRNQGTCRLEVTCDDGISLPLKLPLRGPRGPPGTPGPKGDRGEKGDRGDPGVPGDSGNSTSVSRSRAQRVAFFVGLNSNINGVQNDEDVKFENVITNVGDCYNPETGRFRVPVDGVYQFNIAVAAQGRRCSGSSDVTSVPFFSELHTLSRAVRADYTENEFDRSSQGTDDYKSVGGEYTTVVHSDQHRHLESAPRAGSMAAHTAKSILSPWLYVFLLFGNYFVF is encoded by the exons ATGAAGTTTGAAGTTCTGCTTGCTTTGTTTGGATTGGTTTGCGTTTCCTTCACCGACGGCAAAAATAAAGGCGGTGGATTGAAATCACGTCTTAGGAACCAAGGGACGTGTCGCTTGGAAGTGACTTGTGATGACGGCATATCCCTCCCTCTCAAGCTCCCCTTAAGAGGTCCCCGAGGGCCCCCTGGTACCCCAGGACCCAAAGGGGACAGGGGCGAAAAAGGAGATAGGGGTGACCCAGGGGTGCCTGGCGATTCAG gTAATTCAACATCTGTATCGAGAAGTCGTGCTCAGAGAGTGGCATTTTTTGTTGGTCTTAACAGCAATATAAACGGCGTCCAAAATGATGAAGACGTCAAGTTTGAAAACGTCATCACTAACGTTGGTGATTGTTATAACCCTGAAACTGGTCGATTTAGGGTACCAGTTGACGGAGTGTACCAGTTTAATATTGCTGTAGCAGCTCAGGGAAGAC GCTGCAGTGGATCtagtgacgtcacttccgtccCCTTTTTCTCGGAACTCCACACTCTATCCCGAGCAGTCAGAGCAGACTACAcagaaaatgaatttgataGAAGTTCCCAGGGAACAGATGATTATAAGAGTGTGGGCGGAGAGTATACCACTGTGGTCCACAGCGACCAACACCGCCATCTTGAGTCTGCGCCAAGGGCAGGAAGTATGGCTGCGCATACTGCAAAGAGCATCCTATCTCCATGGTTATATGTATTCCTCCTTTTCGGGAACTATTTTGTTTTCTGA
- the LOC105337601 gene encoding carbohydrate sulfotransferase 1, whose translation MLRNQYYLLFCLCTFVIATLFTYVLQRHCYNCPLLNHRASDPDPTLILVLTYLRSGSTLTGDILQQSPKSFYMYEPLRSYKSNIFLDGQICNIFTMNCSKHSTERILTVMEDLFRCRLQQHKLQVLLPRKHSVAVMSVIPFCKSRPGFDTCMKKLQTLCYQSQSIILKTIRLSMEIMPRLLKKFPGLKIVHLLRDPRGIIDSRRRGGFLRNTGKAQSSKSLCTLIRKNVQYSKTLQKRFPNSITTVLYEDIAKNPMDLSNKLYRDLDLEYSDNFKEWIFNHTSAGTPNNSYYGTVRSNSSKTSQSWRKRLSFKDVKIIEDECGDVIDLLGFRKVIDVEDQKNTDQTLKVRDVDL comes from the exons ATG cTGAGAAATCAGTATTACCTGCTTTTTTGTCTCTGTACGTTTGTTATCGCAACATTGTTCACTTACGTACTACAGCGGCATTGCTACA ACTGCCCATTGCTTAACCATCGGGCCTCTGACCCTGACCCGACCTTGATTCTGGTCTTGACCTATTTACGCAGTGGCTCGACCTTGACCGGAGATATTCTACAGCAATCCCCAAAATCTTTCTACATGTACGAACCACTTCGGTCATACAAATCGAACATTTTTTTAGACGGTCAAATCTGCAATATCTTCACAATGAACTGTTC AAAACACAGTACAGAAAGAATATTAACAGTAATGGAGGATCTCTTTAGATGTCGTCTGCAACAACATAAACTGCAGGTTCTTCTTCCGCGCAAGCACAGTGTCGCCGTGATGAGTGTTATACCTTTCTGCAAGTCAAGACCCGGATTTGACACCTGTATGAAGAAACTTCAAACGCTTTGTTATCAGTCGCAGTCTATTATCTTGAAAACAATCCGACTTTCTATGGAAATAATGCCAAGACTTTTGAAGAAATTCCCAGGTCTCAAGATTGTACATTTATTAAGGGACCCGCGGGGAATTATTGACTCCAGAAGACGTGGAGGATTCCTCCGAAACACTGGAAAAGCGCAAAGTTCTAAAAGTCTGTGTACATTAATTAGAAAGAACGTCCAATATTCCAAAACACTGCAAAAACGGTTTCCTAACAGCATCACAACCGTCTTATACGAGGACATAGCAAAAAATCCGATGGATTTGTCAAACAAATTGTACAGGGATTTAGATTTGGAGTATAgtgataattttaaagaatggaTTTTCAACCATACTTCGGCGGGAACTCCAAATAATTCGTATTATGGAACTGTCCGATCAAATTCTTCAAAAACGTCGCAATCTTGGAGGAAAAGGTTAAGTTTCAAAGACGTCAAAATAATTGAAGACGAGTGCGGGGATGTGATAGATTTGCTGGGGTTTAGAAAAGTTATTGACGTTGAAGATCAGAAAAATACCGATCAAACTCTGAAAGTGCGTGATGTCGACCTATAG
- the LOC105337602 gene encoding complement C1q-like protein 4 isoform X1, with the protein MKFEVLLALFGLVCVSFTDGKNKGGGLKSRLRNQGTCRLEVTCDDGISLPLKLPLRGPRGPPGTPGPKGDRGEKGDRGDPGVPGDSGNSTSVSRSRAQRVAFFVGLNSNINGVQNDEDVKFENVITNVGDCYNPETGRFRVPVDGVYQFNIAVAAQGRRKAAVDLVTSLPSPFSRNSTLYPEQSEQTTQKMNLIEVPREQMIIRVWAESIPLWSTATNTAILSLRQGQEVWLRILQRASYLHGYMYSSFSGTILFSDD; encoded by the exons ATGAAGTTTGAAGTTCTGCTTGCTTTGTTTGGATTGGTTTGCGTTTCCTTCACCGACGGCAAAAATAAAGGCGGTGGATTGAAATCACGTCTTAGGAACCAAGGGACGTGTCGCTTGGAAGTGACTTGTGATGACGGCATATCCCTCCCTCTCAAGCTCCCCTTAAGAGGTCCCCGAGGGCCCCCTGGTACCCCAGGACCCAAAGGGGACAGGGGCGAAAAAGGAGATAGGGGTGACCCAGGGGTGCCTGGCGATTCAG gTAATTCAACATCTGTATCGAGAAGTCGTGCTCAGAGAGTGGCATTTTTTGTTGGTCTTAACAGCAATATAAACGGCGTCCAAAATGATGAAGACGTCAAGTTTGAAAACGTCATCACTAACGTTGGTGATTGTTATAACCCTGAAACTGGTCGATTTAGGGTACCAGTTGACGGAGTGTACCAGTTTAATATTGCTGTAGCAGCTCAGGGAAGACGTAAG GCTGCAGTGGATCtagtgacgtcacttccgtccCCTTTTTCTCGGAACTCCACACTCTATCCCGAGCAGTCAGAGCAGACTACAcagaaaatgaatttgataGAAGTTCCCAGGGAACAGATGATTATAAGAGTGTGGGCGGAGAGTATACCACTGTGGTCCACAGCGACCAACACCGCCATCTTGAGTCTGCGCCAAGGGCAGGAAGTATGGCTGCGCATACTGCAAAGAGCATCCTATCTCCATGGTTATATGTATTCCTCCTTTTCGGGAACTATTTTGTTTTCTGATGATTGA